The Atribacter laminatus genome contains the following window.
ATTGCTAATATTTACTATAACCAGGGAAATTATTACAAGTCGATAGATCCTTTCCTGAAGGTGGTTGAGTTAGATCCCCAAGATTACGAAGCTTGGAATAACTTAGGGAATTCCTATCTTGAAATTGGAAGATATTTGGCCGCGCTGGATTCTTATCGGAAGGCCTTACGAATCAAACCGGATTACGATATTTCTCATTATAATGTGGGATTGGTTTCGTTGAGACTGGATGACAAAGAAACAGCGATGAGAGAGTACGATTACTTATTGCCGATCAACAAAAAGTTAGCCGATTCCCTGATGGACGAAATTACCAGAAGGTCAAGAGAACCCGAAGCCGAGGCTCAAGAGTCAACCGAGTAAAATTAAAGGGGCAAGGGGGTATTGGCGAAAAACGCTTAGGGGGCGAGGGGGGAGATTTTTTTGGTTCCTTCTCCTTTGATGGGAGAAGGTCAGGATGAGGGTAAAAATTCAGATTGAGATCCAGGATAGGTGTTTTAAATTAAGTCTGGAAGAGGTGCTCAGGTTCCCCCCCTCACCTTCAGCCTTTCCCACCAGGGGAGAGGAAATTATGAGAAGAAAATCTCTCCCACCAGGGGAGAGGAAAACAAAGAAAAGAATTAAATACCCGGAAAAGATGAAAACAAGTAAAGTGAGAAAAAGTGGGAAGGAAAGGCAATTTTTTATTCGCTATTTGATATATGTGGATTATTTCCGCTTAGGGCTGCTTTGGTTGAAGGAGCAACCTGAGGAATCTTTTTTCCGATGACAAAGAGGACTCGGAAAAAAGTCATAGCTCCAACTATCATAGTCAAAAAGAAGGTTATGAAGCGCCAGAATAAAATGAATAAGCTGATTTTTTCCGGACCGGTTGAGGGAAGAAAAATCGAACTGATGGAAAGCTCGACCCCTCCCGATGCTCCAGGAGTTGGCAAAAAGCCGAAAACCAGGTAAAGAGGGATTTGATCGCCTAAAACTTGTTTTAAAGGAACATAAACTCCAAGTGATTGAAGAACAAAAAAGGCAACTGAAAAAAAACATACAAAATAAAAACTATAACCAACAATGTTTAAAATAAGGTATTGAGGCTTATTGATAAAGAGAATTCGAAAACCATTCTTAAAGTCAACAAAGAAATCATTAACCCATTTTAAAACACTATCTTCTGAAAATTTGATTTTGGGGAAATACCGATTGGCGAATCTCATTCCCCAGTGTGCTATGCGGTAAACCAAATCTAAACGATTTAAAAAAAAGAAGAGGAGAAAAATCAAAGTACTATAAAAAATAAGAAAAGAGTAGAGAAGATGGAGAAGGATACCTCGTAAGGCGAAATGGACACCGAGAACCAAAACTAAAAACAAAAGAAGAATTAAAAGAGTGACTTGATAGAGAATGCCACAAATAGCGGTCAGACAACCAGCTTCACCCCAGGTCATTCCAGACCGATTTAATATCAGCATTTCTGCCGGA
Protein-coding sequences here:
- a CDS encoding lysylphosphatidylglycerol synthase transmembrane domain-containing protein, with protein sequence MLDGQTYNPQKIIKQILISVFISLGTIIAIFLILSFRGISINLSQFQPLWLVGGFISIIAAWLIDALRLFFTTRAWGKPISYRNSLTGVLSCYFMSSITPSATGGSPAEMLILNRSGMTWGEAGCLTAICGILYQVTLLILLLFLVLVLGVHFALRGILLHLLYSFLIFYSTLIFLLFFFLNRLDLVYRIAHWGMRFANRYFPKIKFSEDSVLKWVNDFFVDFKNGFRILFINKPQYLILNIVGYSFYFVCFFSVAFFVLQSLGVYVPLKQVLGDQIPLYLVFGFLPTPGASGGVELSISSIFLPSTGPEKISLFILFWRFITFFLTMIVGAMTFFRVLFVIGKKIPQVAPSTKAALSGNNPHISNSE